In Physeter macrocephalus isolate SW-GA unplaced genomic scaffold, ASM283717v5 random_41, whole genome shotgun sequence, the following proteins share a genomic window:
- the FCHO1 gene encoding F-BAR domain only protein 1 isoform X4, translating into MSYFGEYFWGEKNHGFEVLYHSVKQGPISTKELADFIRERATIEETYSKAMAKLSKLASNGTSVGTFAPLWEVFRVSSDKLALCHLELTRKLQDLIKDVLRYGEEQLKAHKKVLAGVSQLLPKSRENFLNRCMDQERLRRESTSQKEMDKAETKTKKAAESLRRSVEKYNSARADFEQKMLDSALRFQAMEETHLRQMKALLGSYAHSVEDTHVQIGQVHEEFKQNIENISVEMLLRKFAESKGTGQEKPGPLDFEAYSAAALQEAMKRLRGAKAFRLPGLSRREREPPAAVDSREPDSGTCPEVDEEGFTVRPDVTQNSTAEPSHFSSSDSDFDDEEPRKFYVHIKPAPARAPTCSPEAAAAQLRATAGSLILPPGPGGTMKRHSSRDTAGKLQRPRSAPRAGSCAEKLQSDEQVSKNLFGPPLESAFDHEDFTGSSSLGFTSSPSPFSSSSPENVEDSGLDSPSHAAPGPSPDSWVPRPGTPQSPPTCRVPPPESRGTQPLLPSDSPQPLAPSPGPWGLEAVAGGDLMPVPADLAAREGLAAPPRRPRSRKASCPLMRSNGDLSRSLSPSPLGSSAPSTIPERPSFSSQAGHGVSRGPSPVVLGSQDALPVATAFTEYVHAYFRGHNPSCLARVTGELTMTFPAGIVRVFSGTPPPPVLSFRLVHTAPIEHFHPNADLLFSDPSQSDPETKDFWLNMAALTEALQRQAEQNPAASYYNVVLLRYQFSRPGPQSVPLQLSAHWQCGETLTQVSVEYSYRPGATAVPTPLTNVQILLPVGEPVTNVRLQPAATWNLEEKRLLWKLPDVSETGGSGRLSASWEPCSGPSTPSPVAAQFTSEGATLSGVDLELVGSGYRMSLVKRRFATGMYLVSC; encoded by the exons ATGTCGTATTTTGGGGAGTATTTTTGG GGAGAGAAGAACCATGGCTTTGAGGTCCTGTACCACAGCGTGAAGCAGGGGCCCATCTCCACCAAGGAGCTGGCAGACTTCATCCGGGAGAG GGCCACCATCGAAGAGACCTACTCGAAGGCAATGGCAAAACTTTCCAAGCTGGCCAGCAACGGGACCTCGGTGGG GACCTTCGCCCCACTCTGGGAGGTCTTCCGAGTCTCCTCAGACAAGCTGGCGCTCTGCCACCTGGAGCTGACACGGAAGCTGCAGGACCTCATCAAGGACGTGCTCCGCTACGGCGAGGAACAGCTTAAGGCACACAAGAAG GTCCTTGCAGGCGTCAGCCAGCTCCTGCCCAAGTCCCGCGAGAACTTCCTGAACCGTTGCATGGACCAGGAGCGGCTGCGGAGGGAGAGCACCAGCCAGAAGGAGATGGACAAG GCAGAGACCAAGACCAAGAAGGCAGCAGAGAGCCTGCGGCGTTCAGTGGAGAAGTACAACTCAGCCCGTGCTGACTTCGAGCAGAAGATGCTGGACTCAGCTCTG cGCTTCCAAGCCATGGAGGAGACCCACCTGCGGCAAATGAAGGCACTGCTGGGCTCTTATGCTCACTCAGTGGAGGACACCCATGTGCAGATTGGGCAG GTACATGAGGAGTTTAAGCAGAACATAGAAAACATCAGCGTGGAGATGCTGCTGAGGAAGTTTGCAGAGAGCAAGGGCACAGGCCAGGAGAAGCCTG ggcctttggaCTTTGAGGCGTACAGTGCGGCTGCCCTGCAGGAAG CAATGAAACGTTTGCGGGGAGCCAAGGCCTTTCGCCTCCCAGGACTGAGCCGGCGGGAGCGGGAGCCACCTGCAGCTGT AGATTCCCGGGAGCCTGATTCAGGG ACATGTCCAGAGGTGGATGAAGAAGGTTTCACTGTCCGGCCTGATGTGACCCAGAACA GCACAGCGGAGCCCTCCCACTTCTCATCCAGCGACTCCGATTTCGATGATGAGGAGCCCCGCAAATTCTACGTGCACATCAAGCCCGCCCCGGCCCGGGCCCCAACCTGCAGCCCCGAGGCAGCCGCAGCACAGCTTAGGGCCACAGCTGGCAGCCTCATCCTCCCTCCTGGCCCAGGG GGCACCATGAAACGCCATTCTTCAC GGGACACTGCTGGGAAACTACAGAGGCCTCGATCTGCCCCAAGGGCTGGCAG CTGTGCAGAGAAGCTGCAATCGGATGAGCAGGTTTCCAAGAACCTCTTTGGGCCTCCCCTAGAGTCCGCCTTTGACCATGAAGATTTTACag gctctAGCAGTCTCGGCTTCACCTCCAGCCCCTCGCCTTTCTCTTCCTCGTCGCCCGAGAACGTGGAGGACTCCGGCCTGGACTCACCGTCCCACGCGGCACCCGGCCCCTCCCCGGATTCCTGGGTTCCCCGCCCGGGCACCCCACAGAGCCCACCTACCTGTAGGGTGCCGCCCCCAGAGTCGAGGGGGACGCAGCCCCTGCTGCCATCAGACTCACCACAGCCCCTTGCACCATCCCCGGGTCCCTGGGGGTTGGAGGCTGTGGCTGGAGGAG ACTTGATGCCTGTACCTGCTGACCTTGCAGCCAGGGAGGGCCTGGCAGCCCCACCCCGGAGACCTCGCTCCAGGAAAGCATCCTGTCCCCTCATGCGCAGCAACGGGGACCTG TCTCGTTCCCTGAGCCCCTCCCCACTGGGCTCTTCAGCCCCCAGCACCATCCCAGAACGGCCCAGCTTCTCATCCCAGGCAGGACATG gaGTCTCCCGGGGCCCAAGCCCTGTGGTCCTGGGCTCCCAGGATGCCCTGCCCGTGGCCACTGCCTTCACTGAGTATGTCCACGCCTACTTCCGTGGCCACAACCCCAG CTGCCTGGCTCGAGTAACTGGGGAGCTGACCATGACCTTCCCTGCTGGTATCGTGCGTGTGTTCAGCGGAACCCCACCCCCACCGGTCCTCAGCTTCCGCCTCGTGCACACGGCCCCCATCGAGCACTTCCATCCCAATGCTGACCTGCTCTTCAG TGACCCCTCCCAGAGCGACCCTGAGACCAAAGACTTCTGGCTCAACATGGCGGCTCTGACTGAGGCCCTGCAGCGTCAGGCAGAACAGAATCCAGCTGCCTCCTACTACAACGTAGTGCTGCTGCGGTACCAG TTCTCCCGCCCCGGTCCCCAGTCCGTGCCTCTGCAGCTGAGCGCCCACTGGCAGTGCGGGGAGACCCTCACTCAGGTCTCGGTGGAGTACAGCTACCGGCCTGGTGCCACGGCCGTGCCCACGCCACTCACCAATGTCCAGATCCTGCTGCCCGTAGGGGAGCCTGTGACCAACGTCCGCCTGCAGCCGGCTGCCACCTG GAACCTGGAGGAGAAGCGGCTCCTATGGAAGCTTCCGGATGTGTCCGAGACAGGGG gCTCTGGCCGCCTGTCTGCCAGCTGGGAGCCATGCTCGGGGCCCAGCACACCCAGCCCCGTGGCTGCTCAGTTCACCAGCGAGGGGGCCACTCTGTCCGGCGTGGACCTGGAGCTGGTGGGGAGTGGCTACCGCATGTCACTGGTAAAGAGAAGGTTCGCCACAG GGATGTACCTGGTGAGCTGCTGA
- the FCHO1 gene encoding F-BAR domain only protein 1 isoform X5, with product MSYFGEYFWGEKNHGFEVLYHSVKQGPISTKELADFIRERTFAPLWEVFRVSSDKLALCHLELTRKLQDLIKDVLRYGEEQLKAHKKCKEEAVGTLDAVQVLAGVSQLLPKSRENFLNRCMDQERLRRESTSQKEMDKAETKTKKAAESLRRSVEKYNSARADFEQKMLDSALRFQAMEETHLRQMKALLGSYAHSVEDTHVQIGQVHEEFKQNIENISVEMLLRKFAESKGTGQEKPGPLDFEAYSAAALQEAMKRLRGAKAFRLPGLSRREREPPAAVDSREPDSGTCPEVDEEGFTVRPDVTQNSTAEPSHFSSSDSDFDDEEPRKFYVHIKPAPARAPTCSPEAAAAQLRATAGSLILPPGPGGTMKRHSSRDTAGKLQRPRSAPRAGSCAEKLQSDEQVSKNLFGPPLESAFDHEDFTGSSSLGFTSSPSPFSSSSPENVEDSGLDSPSHAAPGPSPDSWVPRPGTPQSPPTCRVPPPESRGTQPLLPSDSPQPLAPSPGPWGLEAVAGGDLMPVPADLAAREGLAAPPRRPRSRKASCPLMRSNGDLSRSLSPSPLGSSAPSTIPERPSFSSQAGHGVSRGPSPVVLGSQDALPVATAFTEYVHAYFRGHNPSCLARVTGELTMTFPAGIVRVFSGTPPPPVLSFRLVHTAPIEHFHPNADLLFSDPSQSDPETKDFWLNMAALTEALQRQAEQNPAASYYNVVLLRYQFSRPGPQSVPLQLSAHWQCGETLTQVSVEYSYRPGATAVPTPLTNVQILLPVGEPVTNVRLQPAATWNLEEKRLLWKLPDVSETGGSGRLSASWEPCSGPSTPSPVAAQFTSEGATLSGVDLELVGSGYRMSLVKRRFATGMYLVSC from the exons ATGTCGTATTTTGGGGAGTATTTTTGG GGAGAGAAGAACCATGGCTTTGAGGTCCTGTACCACAGCGTGAAGCAGGGGCCCATCTCCACCAAGGAGCTGGCAGACTTCATCCGGGAGAG GACCTTCGCCCCACTCTGGGAGGTCTTCCGAGTCTCCTCAGACAAGCTGGCGCTCTGCCACCTGGAGCTGACACGGAAGCTGCAGGACCTCATCAAGGACGTGCTCCGCTACGGCGAGGAACAGCTTAAGGCACACAAGAAG TGCAAAGAGGAAGCGGTGGGCACCCTGGACGCTGTGCAGGTCCTTGCAGGCGTCAGCCAGCTCCTGCCCAAGTCCCGCGAGAACTTCCTGAACCGTTGCATGGACCAGGAGCGGCTGCGGAGGGAGAGCACCAGCCAGAAGGAGATGGACAAG GCAGAGACCAAGACCAAGAAGGCAGCAGAGAGCCTGCGGCGTTCAGTGGAGAAGTACAACTCAGCCCGTGCTGACTTCGAGCAGAAGATGCTGGACTCAGCTCTG cGCTTCCAAGCCATGGAGGAGACCCACCTGCGGCAAATGAAGGCACTGCTGGGCTCTTATGCTCACTCAGTGGAGGACACCCATGTGCAGATTGGGCAG GTACATGAGGAGTTTAAGCAGAACATAGAAAACATCAGCGTGGAGATGCTGCTGAGGAAGTTTGCAGAGAGCAAGGGCACAGGCCAGGAGAAGCCTG ggcctttggaCTTTGAGGCGTACAGTGCGGCTGCCCTGCAGGAAG CAATGAAACGTTTGCGGGGAGCCAAGGCCTTTCGCCTCCCAGGACTGAGCCGGCGGGAGCGGGAGCCACCTGCAGCTGT AGATTCCCGGGAGCCTGATTCAGGG ACATGTCCAGAGGTGGATGAAGAAGGTTTCACTGTCCGGCCTGATGTGACCCAGAACA GCACAGCGGAGCCCTCCCACTTCTCATCCAGCGACTCCGATTTCGATGATGAGGAGCCCCGCAAATTCTACGTGCACATCAAGCCCGCCCCGGCCCGGGCCCCAACCTGCAGCCCCGAGGCAGCCGCAGCACAGCTTAGGGCCACAGCTGGCAGCCTCATCCTCCCTCCTGGCCCAGGG GGCACCATGAAACGCCATTCTTCAC GGGACACTGCTGGGAAACTACAGAGGCCTCGATCTGCCCCAAGGGCTGGCAG CTGTGCAGAGAAGCTGCAATCGGATGAGCAGGTTTCCAAGAACCTCTTTGGGCCTCCCCTAGAGTCCGCCTTTGACCATGAAGATTTTACag gctctAGCAGTCTCGGCTTCACCTCCAGCCCCTCGCCTTTCTCTTCCTCGTCGCCCGAGAACGTGGAGGACTCCGGCCTGGACTCACCGTCCCACGCGGCACCCGGCCCCTCCCCGGATTCCTGGGTTCCCCGCCCGGGCACCCCACAGAGCCCACCTACCTGTAGGGTGCCGCCCCCAGAGTCGAGGGGGACGCAGCCCCTGCTGCCATCAGACTCACCACAGCCCCTTGCACCATCCCCGGGTCCCTGGGGGTTGGAGGCTGTGGCTGGAGGAG ACTTGATGCCTGTACCTGCTGACCTTGCAGCCAGGGAGGGCCTGGCAGCCCCACCCCGGAGACCTCGCTCCAGGAAAGCATCCTGTCCCCTCATGCGCAGCAACGGGGACCTG TCTCGTTCCCTGAGCCCCTCCCCACTGGGCTCTTCAGCCCCCAGCACCATCCCAGAACGGCCCAGCTTCTCATCCCAGGCAGGACATG gaGTCTCCCGGGGCCCAAGCCCTGTGGTCCTGGGCTCCCAGGATGCCCTGCCCGTGGCCACTGCCTTCACTGAGTATGTCCACGCCTACTTCCGTGGCCACAACCCCAG CTGCCTGGCTCGAGTAACTGGGGAGCTGACCATGACCTTCCCTGCTGGTATCGTGCGTGTGTTCAGCGGAACCCCACCCCCACCGGTCCTCAGCTTCCGCCTCGTGCACACGGCCCCCATCGAGCACTTCCATCCCAATGCTGACCTGCTCTTCAG TGACCCCTCCCAGAGCGACCCTGAGACCAAAGACTTCTGGCTCAACATGGCGGCTCTGACTGAGGCCCTGCAGCGTCAGGCAGAACAGAATCCAGCTGCCTCCTACTACAACGTAGTGCTGCTGCGGTACCAG TTCTCCCGCCCCGGTCCCCAGTCCGTGCCTCTGCAGCTGAGCGCCCACTGGCAGTGCGGGGAGACCCTCACTCAGGTCTCGGTGGAGTACAGCTACCGGCCTGGTGCCACGGCCGTGCCCACGCCACTCACCAATGTCCAGATCCTGCTGCCCGTAGGGGAGCCTGTGACCAACGTCCGCCTGCAGCCGGCTGCCACCTG GAACCTGGAGGAGAAGCGGCTCCTATGGAAGCTTCCGGATGTGTCCGAGACAGGGG gCTCTGGCCGCCTGTCTGCCAGCTGGGAGCCATGCTCGGGGCCCAGCACACCCAGCCCCGTGGCTGCTCAGTTCACCAGCGAGGGGGCCACTCTGTCCGGCGTGGACCTGGAGCTGGTGGGGAGTGGCTACCGCATGTCACTGGTAAAGAGAAGGTTCGCCACAG GGATGTACCTGGTGAGCTGCTGA
- the FCHO1 gene encoding F-BAR domain only protein 1 isoform X12, which produces MSYFGEYFWGEKNHGFEVLYHSVKQGPISTKELADFIRERATIEETYSKAMAKLSKLASNGTSVGTFAPLWEVFRVSSDKLALCHLELTRKLQDLIKDVLRYGEEQLKAHKKVLAGVSQLLPKSRENFLNRCMDQERLRRESTSQKEMDKAETKTKKAAESLRRSVEKYNSARADFEQKMLDSALRFQAMEETHLRQMKALLGSYAHSVEDTHVQIGQVHEEFKQNIENISVEMLLRKFAESKGTGQEKPGPLDFEAYSAAALQEAMKRLRGAKAFRLPGLSRREREPPAAVDSREPDSGTCPEVDEEGFTVRPDVTQNSTAEPSHFSSSDSDFDDEEPRKFYVHIKPAPARAPTCSPEAAAAQLRATAGSLILPPGPGGTMKRHSSRDTAGKLQRPRSAPRAGSCAEKLQSDEQVSKNLFGPPLESAFDHEDFTGSSSLGFTSSPSPFSSSSPENVEDSGLDSPSHAAPGPSPDSWVPRPGTPQSPPTCRVPPPESRGTQPLLPSDSPQPLAPSPGPWGLEAVAGGDLMPVPADLAAREGLAAPPRRPRSRKASCPLMRSNGDLSRSLSPSPLGSSAPSTIPERPSFSSQAGHGVSRGPSPVVLGSQDALPVATAFTEYVHAYFRGHNPSCLARVTGELTMTFPAGIVRVFSGTPPPPVLSFRLVHTAPIEHFHPNADLLFRNLEEKRLLWKLPDVSETGGSGRLSASWEPCSGPSTPSPVAAQFTSEGATLSGVDLELVGSGYRMSLVKRRFATGMYLVSC; this is translated from the exons ATGTCGTATTTTGGGGAGTATTTTTGG GGAGAGAAGAACCATGGCTTTGAGGTCCTGTACCACAGCGTGAAGCAGGGGCCCATCTCCACCAAGGAGCTGGCAGACTTCATCCGGGAGAG GGCCACCATCGAAGAGACCTACTCGAAGGCAATGGCAAAACTTTCCAAGCTGGCCAGCAACGGGACCTCGGTGGG GACCTTCGCCCCACTCTGGGAGGTCTTCCGAGTCTCCTCAGACAAGCTGGCGCTCTGCCACCTGGAGCTGACACGGAAGCTGCAGGACCTCATCAAGGACGTGCTCCGCTACGGCGAGGAACAGCTTAAGGCACACAAGAAG GTCCTTGCAGGCGTCAGCCAGCTCCTGCCCAAGTCCCGCGAGAACTTCCTGAACCGTTGCATGGACCAGGAGCGGCTGCGGAGGGAGAGCACCAGCCAGAAGGAGATGGACAAG GCAGAGACCAAGACCAAGAAGGCAGCAGAGAGCCTGCGGCGTTCAGTGGAGAAGTACAACTCAGCCCGTGCTGACTTCGAGCAGAAGATGCTGGACTCAGCTCTG cGCTTCCAAGCCATGGAGGAGACCCACCTGCGGCAAATGAAGGCACTGCTGGGCTCTTATGCTCACTCAGTGGAGGACACCCATGTGCAGATTGGGCAG GTACATGAGGAGTTTAAGCAGAACATAGAAAACATCAGCGTGGAGATGCTGCTGAGGAAGTTTGCAGAGAGCAAGGGCACAGGCCAGGAGAAGCCTG ggcctttggaCTTTGAGGCGTACAGTGCGGCTGCCCTGCAGGAAG CAATGAAACGTTTGCGGGGAGCCAAGGCCTTTCGCCTCCCAGGACTGAGCCGGCGGGAGCGGGAGCCACCTGCAGCTGT AGATTCCCGGGAGCCTGATTCAGGG ACATGTCCAGAGGTGGATGAAGAAGGTTTCACTGTCCGGCCTGATGTGACCCAGAACA GCACAGCGGAGCCCTCCCACTTCTCATCCAGCGACTCCGATTTCGATGATGAGGAGCCCCGCAAATTCTACGTGCACATCAAGCCCGCCCCGGCCCGGGCCCCAACCTGCAGCCCCGAGGCAGCCGCAGCACAGCTTAGGGCCACAGCTGGCAGCCTCATCCTCCCTCCTGGCCCAGGG GGCACCATGAAACGCCATTCTTCAC GGGACACTGCTGGGAAACTACAGAGGCCTCGATCTGCCCCAAGGGCTGGCAG CTGTGCAGAGAAGCTGCAATCGGATGAGCAGGTTTCCAAGAACCTCTTTGGGCCTCCCCTAGAGTCCGCCTTTGACCATGAAGATTTTACag gctctAGCAGTCTCGGCTTCACCTCCAGCCCCTCGCCTTTCTCTTCCTCGTCGCCCGAGAACGTGGAGGACTCCGGCCTGGACTCACCGTCCCACGCGGCACCCGGCCCCTCCCCGGATTCCTGGGTTCCCCGCCCGGGCACCCCACAGAGCCCACCTACCTGTAGGGTGCCGCCCCCAGAGTCGAGGGGGACGCAGCCCCTGCTGCCATCAGACTCACCACAGCCCCTTGCACCATCCCCGGGTCCCTGGGGGTTGGAGGCTGTGGCTGGAGGAG ACTTGATGCCTGTACCTGCTGACCTTGCAGCCAGGGAGGGCCTGGCAGCCCCACCCCGGAGACCTCGCTCCAGGAAAGCATCCTGTCCCCTCATGCGCAGCAACGGGGACCTG TCTCGTTCCCTGAGCCCCTCCCCACTGGGCTCTTCAGCCCCCAGCACCATCCCAGAACGGCCCAGCTTCTCATCCCAGGCAGGACATG gaGTCTCCCGGGGCCCAAGCCCTGTGGTCCTGGGCTCCCAGGATGCCCTGCCCGTGGCCACTGCCTTCACTGAGTATGTCCACGCCTACTTCCGTGGCCACAACCCCAG CTGCCTGGCTCGAGTAACTGGGGAGCTGACCATGACCTTCCCTGCTGGTATCGTGCGTGTGTTCAGCGGAACCCCACCCCCACCGGTCCTCAGCTTCCGCCTCGTGCACACGGCCCCCATCGAGCACTTCCATCCCAATGCTGACCTGCTCTTCAG GAACCTGGAGGAGAAGCGGCTCCTATGGAAGCTTCCGGATGTGTCCGAGACAGGGG gCTCTGGCCGCCTGTCTGCCAGCTGGGAGCCATGCTCGGGGCCCAGCACACCCAGCCCCGTGGCTGCTCAGTTCACCAGCGAGGGGGCCACTCTGTCCGGCGTGGACCTGGAGCTGGTGGGGAGTGGCTACCGCATGTCACTGGTAAAGAGAAGGTTCGCCACAG GGATGTACCTGGTGAGCTGCTGA
- the FCHO1 gene encoding F-BAR domain only protein 1 isoform X7, whose protein sequence is MSYFGEYFWGEKNHGFEVLYHSVKQGPISTKELADFIRERATIEETYSKAMAKLSKLASNGTSVGTFAPLWEVFRVSSDKLALCHLELTRKLQDLIKDVLRYGEEQLKAHKKCKEEAVGTLDAVQVLAGVSQLLPKSRENFLNRCMDQERLRRESTSQKEMDKAETKTKKAAESLRRSVEKYNSARADFEQKMLDSALRFQAMEETHLRQMKALLGSYAHSVEDTHVQIGQVHEEFKQNIENISVEMLLRKFAESKGTGQEKPGPLDFEAYSAAALQEAMKRLRGAKAFRLPGLSRREREPPAAVDSREPDSGTCPEVDEEGFTVRPDVTQNSTAEPSHFSSSDSDFDDEEPRKFYVHIKPAPARAPTCSPEAAAAQLRATAGSLILPPGPGGTMKRHSSRDTAGKLQRPRSAPRAGSCAEKLQSDEQVSKNLFGPPLESAFDHEDFTDSWVPRPGTPQSPPTCRVPPPESRGTQPLLPSDSPQPLAPSPGPWGLEAVAGGDLMPVPADLAAREGLAAPPRRPRSRKASCPLMRSNGDLSRSLSPSPLGSSAPSTIPERPSFSSQAGHGVSRGPSPVVLGSQDALPVATAFTEYVHAYFRGHNPSCLARVTGELTMTFPAGIVRVFSGTPPPPVLSFRLVHTAPIEHFHPNADLLFSDPSQSDPETKDFWLNMAALTEALQRQAEQNPAASYYNVVLLRYQFSRPGPQSVPLQLSAHWQCGETLTQVSVEYSYRPGATAVPTPLTNVQILLPVGEPVTNVRLQPAATWNLEEKRLLWKLPDVSETGGSGRLSASWEPCSGPSTPSPVAAQFTSEGATLSGVDLELVGSGYRMSLVKRRFATALPPQGCTW, encoded by the exons ATGTCGTATTTTGGGGAGTATTTTTGG GGAGAGAAGAACCATGGCTTTGAGGTCCTGTACCACAGCGTGAAGCAGGGGCCCATCTCCACCAAGGAGCTGGCAGACTTCATCCGGGAGAG GGCCACCATCGAAGAGACCTACTCGAAGGCAATGGCAAAACTTTCCAAGCTGGCCAGCAACGGGACCTCGGTGGG GACCTTCGCCCCACTCTGGGAGGTCTTCCGAGTCTCCTCAGACAAGCTGGCGCTCTGCCACCTGGAGCTGACACGGAAGCTGCAGGACCTCATCAAGGACGTGCTCCGCTACGGCGAGGAACAGCTTAAGGCACACAAGAAG TGCAAAGAGGAAGCGGTGGGCACCCTGGACGCTGTGCAGGTCCTTGCAGGCGTCAGCCAGCTCCTGCCCAAGTCCCGCGAGAACTTCCTGAACCGTTGCATGGACCAGGAGCGGCTGCGGAGGGAGAGCACCAGCCAGAAGGAGATGGACAAG GCAGAGACCAAGACCAAGAAGGCAGCAGAGAGCCTGCGGCGTTCAGTGGAGAAGTACAACTCAGCCCGTGCTGACTTCGAGCAGAAGATGCTGGACTCAGCTCTG cGCTTCCAAGCCATGGAGGAGACCCACCTGCGGCAAATGAAGGCACTGCTGGGCTCTTATGCTCACTCAGTGGAGGACACCCATGTGCAGATTGGGCAG GTACATGAGGAGTTTAAGCAGAACATAGAAAACATCAGCGTGGAGATGCTGCTGAGGAAGTTTGCAGAGAGCAAGGGCACAGGCCAGGAGAAGCCTG ggcctttggaCTTTGAGGCGTACAGTGCGGCTGCCCTGCAGGAAG CAATGAAACGTTTGCGGGGAGCCAAGGCCTTTCGCCTCCCAGGACTGAGCCGGCGGGAGCGGGAGCCACCTGCAGCTGT AGATTCCCGGGAGCCTGATTCAGGG ACATGTCCAGAGGTGGATGAAGAAGGTTTCACTGTCCGGCCTGATGTGACCCAGAACA GCACAGCGGAGCCCTCCCACTTCTCATCCAGCGACTCCGATTTCGATGATGAGGAGCCCCGCAAATTCTACGTGCACATCAAGCCCGCCCCGGCCCGGGCCCCAACCTGCAGCCCCGAGGCAGCCGCAGCACAGCTTAGGGCCACAGCTGGCAGCCTCATCCTCCCTCCTGGCCCAGGG GGCACCATGAAACGCCATTCTTCAC GGGACACTGCTGGGAAACTACAGAGGCCTCGATCTGCCCCAAGGGCTGGCAG CTGTGCAGAGAAGCTGCAATCGGATGAGCAGGTTTCCAAGAACCTCTTTGGGCCTCCCCTAGAGTCCGCCTTTGACCATGAAGATTTTA CGGATTCCTGGGTTCCCCGCCCGGGCACCCCACAGAGCCCACCTACCTGTAGGGTGCCGCCCCCAGAGTCGAGGGGGACGCAGCCCCTGCTGCCATCAGACTCACCACAGCCCCTTGCACCATCCCCGGGTCCCTGGGGGTTGGAGGCTGTGGCTGGAGGAG ACTTGATGCCTGTACCTGCTGACCTTGCAGCCAGGGAGGGCCTGGCAGCCCCACCCCGGAGACCTCGCTCCAGGAAAGCATCCTGTCCCCTCATGCGCAGCAACGGGGACCTG TCTCGTTCCCTGAGCCCCTCCCCACTGGGCTCTTCAGCCCCCAGCACCATCCCAGAACGGCCCAGCTTCTCATCCCAGGCAGGACATG gaGTCTCCCGGGGCCCAAGCCCTGTGGTCCTGGGCTCCCAGGATGCCCTGCCCGTGGCCACTGCCTTCACTGAGTATGTCCACGCCTACTTCCGTGGCCACAACCCCAG CTGCCTGGCTCGAGTAACTGGGGAGCTGACCATGACCTTCCCTGCTGGTATCGTGCGTGTGTTCAGCGGAACCCCACCCCCACCGGTCCTCAGCTTCCGCCTCGTGCACACGGCCCCCATCGAGCACTTCCATCCCAATGCTGACCTGCTCTTCAG TGACCCCTCCCAGAGCGACCCTGAGACCAAAGACTTCTGGCTCAACATGGCGGCTCTGACTGAGGCCCTGCAGCGTCAGGCAGAACAGAATCCAGCTGCCTCCTACTACAACGTAGTGCTGCTGCGGTACCAG TTCTCCCGCCCCGGTCCCCAGTCCGTGCCTCTGCAGCTGAGCGCCCACTGGCAGTGCGGGGAGACCCTCACTCAGGTCTCGGTGGAGTACAGCTACCGGCCTGGTGCCACGGCCGTGCCCACGCCACTCACCAATGTCCAGATCCTGCTGCCCGTAGGGGAGCCTGTGACCAACGTCCGCCTGCAGCCGGCTGCCACCTG GAACCTGGAGGAGAAGCGGCTCCTATGGAAGCTTCCGGATGTGTCCGAGACAGGGG gCTCTGGCCGCCTGTCTGCCAGCTGGGAGCCATGCTCGGGGCCCAGCACACCCAGCCCCGTGGCTGCTCAGTTCACCAGCGAGGGGGCCACTCTGTCCGGCGTGGACCTGGAGCTGGTGGGGAGTGGCTACCGCATGTCACTGGTAAAGAGAAGGTTCGCCACAG CCCTGCCTCCACAGGGATGTACCTGGTGA